A genomic window from Nicotiana sylvestris chromosome 11, ASM39365v2, whole genome shotgun sequence includes:
- the LOC104233615 gene encoding uncharacterized protein isoform X2, translating into MEEMASLWSYQETLDEMRQKLLYNSLELEQLKVEKYEEMRKNKEYVQQLIQLLKMICQERDEAREQLQKLLNKLSHVQVDNSPHLKATKAHSSITESNSLSETYNYQSHNSSPVESFFDAVSSPEFSNNNMAESNALAYDCNVRFSDNCVPQLVPKVDQATLVIDNLVKGKSLPQKGKLLKSVIEAGPLLQTLLVSGQLPQWRNPPQLKAFNIPPVSIKGFEAEITNQNLVSRSLHSQPYFEMSCGSLVSPPMLNFANSGYVSCLENQRLISAGPNMNSFVLGKRQRLQ; encoded by the exons atggaagaaatggcTTCTTTATGGAGTTATCAAGAG ACTCTAGATGAAATGAGGCAGAAGCTTCTGTACAATAGTCTTGAACTTGAACAATTGAAGGTTGAAAAATATGAAGAAATGAGGAAGAACAAAGAATATGTGCAGCAATTAATCCAACTATTAAAGATGATTTGTCAAGAAAGAGATGAAGCAAGAGAACAACTTCAGAAACTACTCAACAAACTATCTCATGTTCAAGTTGATAATAGTCCTCATTTGAAGGCTACAAAAGCACATTCAAGCATAACTGAATCAAACAGCCTTTCTGAAACATACAATTACCAATCACATAATTCATCCCCAGTCGAGTCATTTTTTGATGCAGTTTCATCCCCTGAATTTTCCaacaacaacatggctgaatcaAATGCATTAGCCTATGATTGTAACGTTCGATTCTCGGACAATTGTGTCCCTCAATTGGTCCCAAAAGTTGATCAGGCTACATTGGTTATTGACAATCTTGTAAAGGGGAAATCTTTGCCACAGAAAGGGAAACTATTGAAGTCTGTTATTGAAGCAGGGCCACTTTTGCAAACACTTTTAGTTTCAGGACAACTTCCTCAATGGCGAAATCCGCCTCAGCTTAAGGCGTTTAATATTCCACCAGTTTCTATTAAAGGGTTTGAAGCAGAGATAACAAATCAGAATCTTGTTTCAAGATCATTGCATTCTCAGCCTTATTTTGAGATGTCATGTGGATCTTTAGTGTCTCCGCCTATGTTAAACTTTGCTAATTCTGGCTATGTTTCCTGTTTGGAAAATCAGAGATTGATATCTGCTGGTCCAAATATGAACAGTTTTGTCCTAGGAAAGAGACAAAGGTTGCAGTGA
- the LOC104233615 gene encoding uncharacterized protein isoform X1, giving the protein MELSRDLTQLLSCDHEVTVQAVEQRPLVEMQTLDEMRQKLLYNSLELEQLKVEKYEEMRKNKEYVQQLIQLLKMICQERDEAREQLQKLLNKLSHVQVDNSPHLKATKAHSSITESNSLSETYNYQSHNSSPVESFFDAVSSPEFSNNNMAESNALAYDCNVRFSDNCVPQLVPKVDQATLVIDNLVKGKSLPQKGKLLKSVIEAGPLLQTLLVSGQLPQWRNPPQLKAFNIPPVSIKGFEAEITNQNLVSRSLHSQPYFEMSCGSLVSPPMLNFANSGYVSCLENQRLISAGPNMNSFVLGKRQRLQ; this is encoded by the exons ATGGAGTTATCAAGAG ACTTAACGCAGTTGCTGTCATGTGACCATGAGGTCACTGTTCAAGCCGTGGAACAGCGGCCTCTTGTAGAGATGCAG ACTCTAGATGAAATGAGGCAGAAGCTTCTGTACAATAGTCTTGAACTTGAACAATTGAAGGTTGAAAAATATGAAGAAATGAGGAAGAACAAAGAATATGTGCAGCAATTAATCCAACTATTAAAGATGATTTGTCAAGAAAGAGATGAAGCAAGAGAACAACTTCAGAAACTACTCAACAAACTATCTCATGTTCAAGTTGATAATAGTCCTCATTTGAAGGCTACAAAAGCACATTCAAGCATAACTGAATCAAACAGCCTTTCTGAAACATACAATTACCAATCACATAATTCATCCCCAGTCGAGTCATTTTTTGATGCAGTTTCATCCCCTGAATTTTCCaacaacaacatggctgaatcaAATGCATTAGCCTATGATTGTAACGTTCGATTCTCGGACAATTGTGTCCCTCAATTGGTCCCAAAAGTTGATCAGGCTACATTGGTTATTGACAATCTTGTAAAGGGGAAATCTTTGCCACAGAAAGGGAAACTATTGAAGTCTGTTATTGAAGCAGGGCCACTTTTGCAAACACTTTTAGTTTCAGGACAACTTCCTCAATGGCGAAATCCGCCTCAGCTTAAGGCGTTTAATATTCCACCAGTTTCTATTAAAGGGTTTGAAGCAGAGATAACAAATCAGAATCTTGTTTCAAGATCATTGCATTCTCAGCCTTATTTTGAGATGTCATGTGGATCTTTAGTGTCTCCGCCTATGTTAAACTTTGCTAATTCTGGCTATGTTTCCTGTTTGGAAAATCAGAGATTGATATCTGCTGGTCCAAATATGAACAGTTTTGTCCTAGGAAAGAGACAAAGGTTGCAGTGA